One genomic region from Salinicola endophyticus encodes:
- the fliD gene encoding flagellar filament capping protein FliD, with translation MASIASLGIGSGLDLNGLLSDLEKAESKRLEPIAAQQSSYKTKLSAFGKLESSLNALRDAIGKLGDPSTFTAVGSEITGDAMSVSTGKGAEAGRYQIEVSQLAQAQSSASKGFASKSDDLGISGTLSFTVGGGDQIDVDYASGDSLSDIRDAINAKDAGATASIINDGNGYRLVMTSSETGTDAAIAYSSDDDFSFETKVAAQDAKLKVNGIDIVSQTNTVEEAIQGVTLKLDATTDSAATLTVSKDTEAMSASVKAFVDAYNAVQKTADTLTSYNADTDTAGLLLGDSTMRSIESRLRGVLSTPNDDGGSYRLLSNMGIERQLDGTLKIDSDKFDQALADDTAGVSQFFSGADGESGFAGRFDSTLGTILDSGGSLEAATDGIDSTLASLKDRYSRMQGSIADTIDRYRKQFSQLDSLVSQMNSMSGYLSQQFSALSAQTT, from the coding sequence ATGGCTAGCATAGCGTCCTTGGGTATCGGCTCCGGCCTGGATCTGAACGGGCTGCTGAGTGATCTCGAGAAAGCCGAGAGCAAGCGGCTCGAACCGATCGCTGCGCAGCAGAGCAGCTACAAGACCAAATTGTCGGCCTTCGGCAAGCTGGAGAGCTCGCTGAATGCGCTGCGCGATGCCATCGGCAAGCTCGGCGATCCGTCGACCTTCACGGCTGTCGGTAGCGAGATTACCGGCGACGCGATGAGTGTATCCACGGGCAAGGGCGCCGAGGCAGGTCGTTATCAGATCGAGGTGTCGCAGCTGGCCCAGGCGCAGTCTTCTGCCTCCAAGGGGTTCGCCAGCAAGTCCGATGATCTGGGTATCAGCGGTACCTTGAGCTTTACCGTCGGTGGTGGCGACCAGATCGATGTCGACTACGCCAGCGGTGACTCGCTGAGTGACATTCGCGATGCCATCAACGCCAAGGATGCCGGGGCCACTGCCTCCATCATCAATGACGGCAATGGCTATCGTCTGGTGATGACCTCCAGCGAGACCGGCACCGACGCCGCGATCGCTTACTCCAGCGACGACGACTTCAGCTTCGAGACCAAGGTGGCGGCGCAGGACGCCAAGCTCAAGGTCAACGGCATCGATATCGTCAGCCAGACGAATACCGTCGAAGAGGCCATCCAGGGCGTGACGCTCAAGCTAGACGCCACGACCGACAGCGCGGCGACCCTCACGGTGTCCAAGGATACCGAGGCGATGAGCGCGTCGGTAAAAGCGTTCGTCGATGCTTACAATGCGGTGCAAAAGACCGCCGATACGTTGACGAGTTATAACGCGGACACCGATACGGCGGGTCTGCTGCTGGGCGATTCCACCATGCGCTCGATCGAGTCGCGTCTGCGTGGCGTTCTGAGCACGCCGAACGATGACGGCGGCAGCTACCGACTGCTCTCCAATATGGGCATCGAGCGACAGCTCGATGGCACACTCAAGATCGATAGCGACAAGTTCGACCAGGCGCTTGCCGATGATACCGCTGGTGTCAGCCAGTTCTTCTCGGGCGCCGACGGCGAGAGCGGTTTCGCCGGGCGTTTCGACAGCACCCTGGGGACGATTCTCGACAGTGGCGGCTCGCTGGAAGCGGCGACTGATGGTATCGACTCGACGCTGGCGAGTCTGAAGGATCGCTACTCGCGCATGCAGGGCTCGATCGCCGACACCATCGACCGCTATCGCAAGCAATTCAGTCAGCTCGATTCACTGGTGTCGCAGATGAATTCCATGAGCGGTTATCTGAGCCAGCAGTTCAGTGCGCTCAGCGCCCAAACCACGTAG
- a CDS encoding CBS domain-containing protein has protein sequence MDKTPHPSKVHFTALPLASLDGVSGIVQPEAPTHSVTLESPAVLLVTDFSVSRPHTLPTSSSVDQALETMKQAGVRLLMLINPEGRFTGVVNARELIGGRRVTLAMQQHQIGRDEVTAEMIQTPRSELHALSYSRVSHASVGDLVETLKSSGDQHVLVTEPDSQGGERIRGMISASDISRALSVDLNHPPEARTFASICKVIRGYDL, from the coding sequence ATGGACAAGACCCCCCACCCCTCCAAGGTCCACTTCACTGCACTGCCGCTGGCTAGCCTCGATGGTGTCAGTGGTATCGTCCAGCCCGAAGCGCCGACGCACAGCGTCACGCTGGAGAGCCCGGCGGTACTCCTGGTCACCGACTTCAGCGTCAGCCGACCGCACACGCTGCCGACCTCCAGCTCGGTCGATCAGGCGCTGGAAACCATGAAGCAGGCCGGTGTCCGGCTGCTGATGCTGATCAACCCCGAAGGCCGCTTCACCGGCGTGGTCAATGCGCGTGAACTGATCGGCGGCCGGCGCGTCACGCTGGCCATGCAGCAGCATCAGATCGGCCGCGACGAAGTGACGGCGGAGATGATCCAGACACCGCGCAGCGAGCTGCACGCGCTCTCCTACAGCCGGGTCTCTCATGCCAGTGTCGGCGACCTGGTCGAGACGCTGAAGTCCTCCGGCGATCAGCACGTACTGGTCACCGAACCGGACAGCCAGGGCGGCGAGCGCATTCGCGGCATGATCTCCGCTTCCGATATCAGCCGTGCCTTGAGTGTCGATCTCAACCATCCGCCGGAAGCGCGCACCTTCGCCTCGATCTGCAAGGTGATCCGTGGTTACGACCTCTGA
- a CDS encoding asparaginase, with product MVTTSETTPLPLLVIYAGGTIGMQASSRGLIPAGDMAARLEAALATLPPLRRRALPAYALWESPEPIDSSSATFADWSALAALIAAQYDDYAGFVILHGTDTLAWCASALAFQLQGLTKPVVVTGSQRPLGQTGSDALDNLEAALAFAATPGWREVGLCFHGRLLRGCRARKWYTRDDTGFESPNWPPLGELVDGVAALYPARAWRSEGAPRFELPTRDPASQVVRVTLWPGIDATLVERWLEAPQVAGAVLECWGSGNLPDDPALIGVLARAVAEGKPLVALSQCPIGDAAPGTYASGQILNDIGVMSGDDMTVEAACSKLTHLLAQNLPHEELRRRFLTPLAGERGAFTPQVDCA from the coding sequence GTGGTTACGACCTCTGAGACGACACCGCTGCCGCTACTCGTCATCTACGCTGGCGGCACCATCGGCATGCAGGCATCGAGTCGCGGGCTGATTCCCGCCGGCGACATGGCTGCACGCCTGGAGGCGGCACTGGCGACACTACCGCCGCTGCGGCGGCGTGCGCTGCCGGCCTACGCGCTATGGGAATCGCCCGAGCCGATCGACTCCAGCAGCGCGACCTTCGCCGACTGGTCGGCGCTCGCCGCGCTGATCGCGGCGCAGTACGACGACTATGCCGGCTTTGTCATCCTCCACGGCACCGACACCCTCGCCTGGTGCGCCTCGGCGCTGGCTTTTCAGTTGCAGGGGCTGACCAAACCGGTGGTGGTGACCGGTTCGCAGCGTCCGCTGGGCCAGACCGGCAGCGACGCGCTGGACAACCTGGAAGCGGCACTGGCTTTCGCCGCCACGCCCGGCTGGCGTGAAGTCGGCCTGTGCTTTCATGGCCGGCTACTGCGCGGCTGCCGTGCACGCAAGTGGTATACCCGTGATGACACCGGCTTCGAAAGTCCCAACTGGCCGCCGCTCGGTGAACTGGTGGATGGCGTGGCCGCGCTCTATCCCGCACGCGCCTGGCGCAGCGAGGGCGCACCGCGATTCGAGCTGCCGACGCGGGACCCAGCGTCCCAGGTGGTCCGCGTGACGCTGTGGCCGGGCATCGATGCCACGCTGGTCGAACGCTGGCTCGAAGCACCGCAGGTTGCCGGTGCGGTGCTGGAGTGCTGGGGCAGCGGCAACCTGCCCGATGACCCGGCACTGATCGGCGTGCTCGCGCGCGCCGTCGCCGAGGGCAAGCCGCTGGTCGCACTCAGCCAGTGCCCAATCGGCGACGCCGCTCCCGGTACCTACGCCAGCGGCCAGATTCTCAACGACATCGGCGTCATGTCGGGTGATGACATGACCGTCGAGGCCGCTTGCAGCAAACTGACGCACCTGCTCGCCCAGAACCTGCCCCATGAGGAGCTCCGACGGCGCTTCCTCACCCCGCTGGCCGGCGAGCGCGGGGCGTTCACGCCACAGGTTGACTGCGCATGA
- the queC gene encoding 7-cyano-7-deazaguanine synthase QueC: MTSPSTPASAEPAVVIYSGGMDSFTVLHRALREGYAVHALSFDYGQRHARELEVARHVCQSLGVPHRVVDIRAIHQLIGNSALTDASRELPKGDYGEENLTATVVPNRNMILLSLAIGHAVNIGASKCFYGAHGGDHVLYPDCRPAFVERMNDVAAIANFEAVEIVAPYLHADKTRILADGLAMGLDYAATWTCYLGQAQACGECGSCRERLGAFESLGVTDPLPYATS; encoded by the coding sequence ATGACTTCCCCCTCGACACCCGCCTCGGCCGAACCCGCCGTGGTGATCTACTCCGGCGGCATGGATTCGTTCACCGTGCTGCACCGCGCGCTGCGCGAAGGCTACGCGGTCCACGCGCTCTCGTTCGACTATGGCCAGCGCCACGCGCGTGAGCTGGAAGTCGCCCGCCATGTCTGCCAATCGCTCGGCGTGCCCCACCGCGTGGTCGACATTCGCGCCATCCATCAGCTGATCGGCAACTCGGCGCTGACCGACGCCAGTCGTGAGCTGCCCAAGGGCGATTACGGCGAGGAGAACCTCACCGCCACAGTGGTGCCCAACCGCAACATGATCCTGCTCTCGCTGGCGATCGGGCACGCCGTCAACATCGGTGCTAGCAAGTGCTTCTACGGTGCCCATGGTGGAGACCACGTGCTCTATCCGGACTGCCGTCCGGCATTCGTCGAGCGCATGAATGATGTCGCGGCCATTGCCAACTTCGAGGCGGTCGAGATCGTGGCCCCCTACCTGCACGCCGACAAGACGCGCATCCTCGCCGACGGGCTCGCCATGGGACTGGACTACGCCGCCACCTGGACCTGCTATCTGGGTCAGGCCCAGGCCTGCGGCGAGTGCGGTAGCTGCCGCGAGCGTCTGGGCGCGTTCGAAAGCCTCGGGGTAACGGATCCGTTGCCCTACGCCACCTCCTGA
- the queE gene encoding 7-carboxy-7-deazaguanine synthase, with translation MYSVKEAFYTLQGEGAQSGRASVFCRFTGCNLWSGREVDRARAQCTFCDTDFIGTDGQNGGRFADAEALATHLEALWQRPSDSASGNPSDSTGGRRYVVFTGGEPLLQLDPTLLEAMHERGFEVAVETNGTLPVPPGVDWICVSPKGDNKLVQTRGDELKLVHPQPGVDPRHFTGLDFTHFFLQPIDPAPGRIATDRAPMASVVDYCLRHPQWRLSLQTHKIAGID, from the coding sequence ATGTATAGCGTCAAGGAAGCCTTCTACACGCTTCAGGGCGAAGGTGCCCAGTCGGGACGCGCCAGCGTTTTCTGCCGTTTCACCGGCTGCAACCTGTGGTCCGGGCGCGAAGTCGATCGCGCCCGGGCGCAGTGCACGTTCTGCGACACCGATTTCATCGGCACCGATGGCCAGAATGGCGGCCGGTTCGCCGACGCCGAGGCTCTGGCCACGCATCTCGAGGCACTCTGGCAGCGCCCTTCGGATAGCGCTTCAGGCAACCCTTCGGATAGCACCGGGGGGCGCCGCTACGTCGTTTTCACCGGCGGCGAGCCGCTGCTACAGCTCGACCCGACGCTGCTCGAGGCGATGCACGAACGCGGCTTCGAGGTCGCCGTGGAGACCAACGGTACCCTACCGGTACCGCCTGGCGTCGACTGGATCTGTGTCAGCCCCAAGGGCGACAATAAACTCGTCCAGACCCGCGGCGACGAGCTCAAGCTGGTCCACCCCCAGCCGGGCGTCGACCCGCGACATTTCACCGGGCTCGACTTCACTCACTTCTTCCTGCAGCCGATCGACCCTGCTCCTGGGCGCATCGCCACCGACCGCGCCCCCATGGCCAGCGTGGTCGACTACTGCCTGCGCCACCCCCAGTGGCGCCTGTCGCTGCAGACGCACAAAATCGCTGGAATCGATTGA
- a CDS encoding 6-carboxytetrahydropterin synthase, translating into MTLFVNNLTNIDASIWSPQLGLMGASWHVDVELDGELGEDGMLFDFGEVKPWIKSRLDAGLDHTLLVPVQATGVKVEECLEGLHLSAELPYSFEVRAPRQAFTLLPWGEINAERLGAYLSQELSKRPPPRVEAIRVRLREELADGAIYTYSHGLKHHAGNCQRIAHGHRSHLRIWRDGQRDPELEAHWSRQLDHSYLVDEEDAVNPRESGPLKVRYRSAQGQFQLRLPRERCHILPAPTTVEHIADWLARQIAQASGAHIRVQAFEGIDKGALAQHRGEPSPA; encoded by the coding sequence ATGACCCTGTTCGTGAACAACCTGACCAATATCGACGCCTCGATCTGGTCACCGCAGCTCGGCCTGATGGGGGCGAGCTGGCACGTCGACGTCGAGCTCGATGGTGAGCTCGGCGAAGACGGTATGCTGTTCGACTTCGGCGAGGTCAAGCCGTGGATCAAATCGCGCCTGGACGCTGGCCTCGACCACACTTTGCTGGTGCCCGTCCAGGCCACCGGGGTCAAGGTCGAGGAGTGCCTGGAAGGGCTTCATCTGAGTGCCGAGCTGCCCTACTCGTTCGAGGTGCGCGCACCGCGTCAGGCCTTCACCCTGCTGCCCTGGGGCGAGATCAACGCCGAGCGACTCGGCGCCTATCTCAGCCAGGAGTTGAGCAAGCGCCCACCGCCGCGGGTGGAGGCGATCCGCGTACGCCTGCGCGAGGAGCTTGCCGACGGCGCCATCTACACCTACAGCCATGGTCTCAAGCACCACGCCGGCAACTGCCAGCGCATCGCCCATGGCCACCGCTCGCATCTGCGCATCTGGCGTGACGGCCAGCGCGATCCGGAGCTCGAGGCCCACTGGTCGCGACAGCTCGACCACAGCTATCTGGTCGACGAAGAGGACGCGGTCAATCCACGCGAGAGCGGACCGCTCAAGGTGCGCTATCGCAGCGCCCAGGGTCAGTTCCAGCTGCGTCTGCCGCGGGAGCGCTGTCATATCCTGCCCGCGCCCACGACGGTGGAGCATATCGCCGACTGGCTCGCCCGGCAGATCGCTCAGGCCAGCGGCGCGCATATCCGCGTGCAGGCGTTCGAAGGCATCGACAAGGGCGCCCTGGCCCAGCACCGCGGCGAGCCGAGCCCCGCATGA
- a CDS encoding YkgJ family cysteine cluster protein, with protein sequence MSTCRPGCGACCIAPSITSPIPGMPQGKPAGVRCVQLDDDNLCRLFGDPRRPAVCARFDFDIELCGDDRGQALQLITRWEHATQ encoded by the coding sequence ATGAGCACCTGTCGTCCCGGCTGCGGGGCCTGCTGCATCGCCCCGTCGATCACCTCCCCCATCCCCGGCATGCCCCAGGGCAAGCCCGCGGGGGTGCGCTGCGTCCAGCTCGATGACGACAACCTCTGCCGCCTGTTCGGCGACCCCCGTCGCCCTGCGGTCTGCGCCCGCTTCGACTTCGACATCGAGCTGTGCGGCGACGACCGCGGTCAGGCGCTGCAGCTGATCACACGGTGGGAGCACGCCACGCAGTAG
- a CDS encoding NADP-dependent oxidoreductase, which yields MATSRYIALTEIPQGLPRENQFVLREQPLAPLAEGEVRVRNLWLSVDPYMRGRMSGVTTYVEPYALDAPMDGGAVGEVVASMDSRYAPGDLVRHMAGWRDVAQLSADQVELLPEHDVPPQAYLGVLGMPGMTAWTGLNRIAQMQPGERVLVSAASGAVGSLAVQLALAAGCQVVGVAGSDAKCEWLEGLGARAVNYRGKDVEALTQALAEAAPEGIDVYYENVGGPLLDAALANLRDHARIAVCGLIDRYNDAQAGDGPRNLNRLLFRKARMEGFIVAEHWAHYPTFLAEVAPQVAAGKMRYRETVIEGLERTPEAFLKLFSGDNEGKMLVKLDASAADV from the coding sequence ATGGCTACCAGTCGTTATATCGCACTCACCGAGATTCCCCAGGGCCTGCCGCGTGAGAATCAGTTCGTGCTGCGTGAACAGCCGCTGGCGCCCTTGGCCGAGGGCGAGGTGCGGGTGCGCAATCTGTGGCTGTCGGTCGATCCCTACATGCGCGGACGCATGAGTGGCGTCACCACCTACGTCGAGCCCTACGCCCTCGATGCGCCGATGGATGGCGGAGCCGTCGGAGAGGTAGTGGCGTCGATGGATTCGCGCTATGCGCCGGGGGATCTCGTCCGCCATATGGCGGGGTGGCGCGATGTGGCTCAGCTGTCGGCCGATCAGGTCGAGCTGCTGCCCGAGCACGATGTGCCGCCTCAGGCCTATCTCGGCGTGCTCGGCATGCCCGGCATGACCGCCTGGACCGGGCTCAACCGGATCGCACAGATGCAGCCGGGAGAGCGGGTGCTGGTCAGCGCGGCTTCCGGCGCAGTGGGCTCGCTGGCGGTACAGCTGGCGCTGGCAGCAGGGTGCCAGGTGGTCGGTGTTGCCGGCAGCGATGCCAAGTGCGAATGGCTCGAGGGGCTTGGCGCGCGGGCGGTGAACTACCGCGGCAAGGATGTCGAGGCGCTGACCCAGGCACTGGCCGAGGCGGCGCCGGAGGGGATCGATGTCTATTACGAGAACGTCGGCGGGCCGCTGCTGGACGCGGCGCTGGCCAACCTGCGTGACCACGCGCGCATCGCGGTGTGCGGGCTGATCGACCGCTACAACGACGCCCAGGCGGGCGACGGGCCGCGCAATCTCAACCGGCTGCTGTTTCGCAAGGCGCGCATGGAGGGGTTCATCGTCGCCGAGCATTGGGCCCACTACCCGACGTTCCTGGCCGAGGTGGCGCCGCAGGTTGCCGCCGGCAAGATGCGCTATCGCGAGACCGTGATCGAGGGGCTCGAGCGAACGCCGGAAGCGTTCCTGAAGCTCTTCTCCGGTGACAATGAGGGCAAGATGTTGGTGAAACTCGACGCCAGTGCCGCTGACGTCTGA
- a CDS encoding SurA N-terminal domain-containing protein gives MLQKIREGSQGWVAKVIVGAIIVTFALFGAESLVSYFQSGSNDVAKVNGEAISRQAVETQVQRGIRSGQVPPEQERQYRAQVLDQLISQKTLDQYAEAGGLFVSDTQLDQLIVSLPEFQDQQGRFSDQLFTTRLAQAGYTPAAFRRELRADTLRRQIQQGLAVSAFVLPSEQQRLAALQQQQRSFRYARLTPADLAQPVTPSDADIQSYYQAHQDDFRRPEQVKVNYLVLNQQDLAHSVEVTDAELRQAYEQDRKAAPRRVSHILVTYGDGDRTEQQARARLEEVKAKLAKGEDFAKLAKTYSDDSSSAAKGGDIGVIQKGFFGQAFDDAAFSLDQGQVSQIVKSDYGLHLIKVTDIEIPSFEKDRAALVKEVQLAQSQDAFNEAVQKLTNDAYEADDLASVAKDMGLSLKSSDWFSRDGGGEGVLSNPDVIAAAFSPDVLEDGYNSEAIETDAQQRVVLRVVDHRDASVLPLDQVRDRVTAAVKGEMTRQRLKTQAEQAVASLKQGESVSGLNWQRVDAVTRDGADGVPQPVLEAAFGLPRPAAEGASYASVELPDAVAVVALDKVMAGKPDPQGADFIRRLAQRIKAQNAIQGLSESLQSEAEIEKR, from the coding sequence ATGCTGCAGAAAATTCGTGAAGGCTCCCAGGGCTGGGTGGCGAAGGTCATCGTGGGGGCCATCATCGTGACCTTCGCGCTGTTTGGCGCGGAGTCACTGGTCAGTTATTTCCAGTCAGGCAGCAACGACGTGGCCAAGGTCAACGGCGAGGCGATCAGTCGTCAGGCGGTGGAGACCCAGGTGCAAAGGGGCATTCGCTCTGGCCAGGTACCGCCGGAGCAGGAGCGTCAGTATCGTGCCCAGGTGCTCGACCAGCTGATCAGTCAGAAGACGCTGGACCAGTACGCCGAGGCGGGCGGCCTGTTCGTCTCCGATACCCAGCTCGACCAGCTCATCGTGTCGCTGCCCGAGTTCCAGGATCAGCAGGGCCGTTTCTCGGACCAGCTGTTCACCACCCGTTTGGCCCAGGCCGGCTATACGCCGGCGGCATTTCGTCGCGAGCTGCGCGCGGATACCCTGCGGCGCCAGATCCAGCAGGGACTGGCGGTGTCGGCATTCGTGCTGCCCAGCGAGCAGCAGCGCCTCGCCGCGCTGCAGCAACAGCAGCGCAGCTTCCGCTACGCGCGGTTGACGCCGGCCGATCTGGCCCAGCCGGTAACGCCGAGCGACGCCGACATCCAGAGCTACTATCAGGCGCACCAGGACGATTTCCGGCGGCCGGAGCAGGTCAAGGTCAACTACCTGGTGCTCAATCAGCAGGATCTGGCCCATAGCGTGGAGGTAACCGACGCCGAGCTGCGCCAGGCCTATGAGCAGGATCGCAAGGCTGCACCGCGTCGGGTTTCGCATATCCTGGTCACCTACGGTGATGGCGACCGTACCGAGCAGCAGGCGCGTGCGCGGCTCGAAGAGGTAAAGGCCAAGCTGGCTAAGGGCGAGGATTTCGCCAAGCTGGCCAAGACCTACTCGGACGACAGCTCCTCCGCGGCCAAGGGCGGTGACATCGGTGTCATCCAGAAGGGCTTTTTCGGCCAGGCGTTCGATGATGCCGCCTTCTCGCTGGACCAGGGGCAGGTCTCTCAGATCGTCAAGTCGGACTACGGCCTGCATCTGATCAAGGTGACCGACATCGAGATCCCCAGCTTCGAGAAGGACCGGGCGGCGCTGGTCAAGGAAGTTCAGCTGGCGCAGTCGCAGGATGCCTTCAACGAGGCGGTGCAGAAACTGACCAATGACGCCTACGAAGCCGATGATCTGGCCAGCGTGGCCAAGGATATGGGGCTGTCGCTGAAGAGCAGTGACTGGTTCTCGCGCGATGGCGGCGGTGAGGGCGTGCTCTCCAACCCCGACGTGATCGCTGCCGCGTTCTCGCCGGATGTGCTCGAGGATGGCTACAACAGCGAAGCGATCGAGACCGACGCCCAGCAGCGCGTGGTACTGCGGGTGGTCGATCATCGCGATGCCAGCGTGCTGCCGCTCGACCAGGTGCGCGACAGGGTCACCGCGGCGGTCAAGGGCGAGATGACGCGCCAGCGTCTGAAGACGCAGGCCGAGCAGGCGGTGGCCAGCCTGAAGCAGGGCGAGTCGGTGTCCGGACTGAACTGGCAGCGCGTCGATGCGGTCACTCGCGACGGCGCCGACGGCGTTCCCCAGCCGGTGCTGGAGGCGGCTTTCGGGTTGCCGCGCCCGGCTGCCGAGGGTGCCAGCTACGCCAGTGTCGAGCTGCCCGACGCCGTCGCGGTCGTGGCGCTCGACAAGGTGATGGCCGGCAAGCCCGACCCTCAGGGCGCCGACTTCATCCGGCGTCTGGCCCAGCGAATCAAGGCGCAGAACGCCATTCAGGGGTTGAGCGAGTCGCTGCAGAGCGAGGCTGAGATCGAGAAGCGCTGA
- the hupB gene encoding nucleoid-associated protein HU-beta — translation MNKSELIEAIAASADIPKAAATRALDAMIESVSDSLKNGDSVALVGFGTFSVKERAARTGRNPQTGKPINISAAKVPSFKAGKALKDAVN, via the coding sequence GTGAATAAATCCGAGCTGATCGAAGCCATTGCCGCGTCTGCCGATATTCCCAAGGCAGCTGCGACGCGTGCACTCGACGCCATGATCGAGTCCGTGTCCGACAGTCTGAAGAACGGCGATTCCGTGGCACTGGTTGGGTTCGGGACTTTCTCGGTCAAGGAGCGTGCTGCACGCACCGGCCGTAACCCGCAGACTGGCAAGCCGATCAACATCAGTGCTGCCAAGGTGCCCAGCTTCAAGGCGGGCAAGGCGCTCAAGGACGCTGTCAACTAA